A genome region from Euphorbia lathyris chromosome 4, ddEupLath1.1, whole genome shotgun sequence includes the following:
- the LOC136226878 gene encoding uncharacterized protein isoform X2: protein MKCRLLIRGMTANEENLLFFLKVSTISIVVCFHDYNCASYVTPSQLFRTPLLRIRSYQRGDAESYEEADGNLDRQSRPAKDIFRNQRDNTTASGNSFLIILAIAVGVAAVYMISFGLKQNSLGSFFGVQCLTENAQSSVGFSFKFFGYRIILPDYAPGPGGQNEDRGSHS from the exons ATGAAATGTCGTCTTCTAATAAG GGGAATGACTGCAAATGAAGAAAACTTACTCTTCTTCCTCAAG GTAAGTACAATTTCTATTGTTGTATGCTTTCATGATTATAATTGTGCTTCATATGTTACGCCTTCTCAGCTCTTTAGAACACCACTTCTCAG GATCAGAAGCTATCAGCGTGGAGATGCTGAAAGTTATGAAGAAGCAGATGGTAATTTGGATAGACAAAGCAGGCCTGCCAAAGACATTTTTAGGAATCAACGGGACAATACCACTGCTTCGGGAAATTCGTTTCTAATAATATTAGCGATTGCAGTGGGCGTAGCTGCCGTTTATATGATATCTTTTGGTCTAAAGCAGAATAGTCTTGGCTCATTCTTTGGCGTTCAATGTCTAACTGAAAATGCACAATCCTCAGTGGGATTCAGTTTCAAATTTTTTGGATACAGAATCATACTTCCGGATTACGCACCTGG CCCTGGAGGACAAAATGAAGATAGAGGAAGTCATTCATGA
- the LOC136226878 gene encoding uncharacterized protein isoform X1, producing the protein MINRPSLTVEFDFIILILFSCGQVSTISIVVCFHDYNCASYVTPSQLFRTPLLRIRSYQRGDAESYEEADGNLDRQSRPAKDIFRNQRDNTTASGNSFLIILAIAVGVAAVYMISFGLKQNSLGSFFGVQCLTENAQSSVGFSFKFFGYRIILPDYAPGPGGQNEDRGSHS; encoded by the exons ATGATTAATCGGCCATCTCTAACTGTTGAGTTtgatttcataattttaatCCTTTTCTCTTGTGGTCAGGTAAGTACAATTTCTATTGTTGTATGCTTTCATGATTATAATTGTGCTTCATATGTTACGCCTTCTCAGCTCTTTAGAACACCACTTCTCAG GATCAGAAGCTATCAGCGTGGAGATGCTGAAAGTTATGAAGAAGCAGATGGTAATTTGGATAGACAAAGCAGGCCTGCCAAAGACATTTTTAGGAATCAACGGGACAATACCACTGCTTCGGGAAATTCGTTTCTAATAATATTAGCGATTGCAGTGGGCGTAGCTGCCGTTTATATGATATCTTTTGGTCTAAAGCAGAATAGTCTTGGCTCATTCTTTGGCGTTCAATGTCTAACTGAAAATGCACAATCCTCAGTGGGATTCAGTTTCAAATTTTTTGGATACAGAATCATACTTCCGGATTACGCACCTGG CCCTGGAGGACAAAATGAAGATAGAGGAAGTCATTCATGA